From Carettochelys insculpta isolate YL-2023 chromosome 3, ASM3395843v1, whole genome shotgun sequence, a single genomic window includes:
- the PAQR8 gene encoding membrane progestin receptor beta codes for MTAILERISTLSISGQQLRRLPQLLEEGFPKMPCTVEDCDVPQLFREPYIQTGYRPTGQEWRYYFLSLFQKHNEVVNVWTHLLAALAVLLRFKAFAEAEELSLDVSSLPLFIFVLSSVTYLTCSLLAHLLQSKSELSHYTFYFVDYVGVSVYQYGSALAHFYYSSDQAWYDKFWLFFLPAAAFCGWLSCAGCCYAKYRYRRPYPLMRKVCQVIPAGLAFILDISPVAHRVVLCHLGGCEEQAAWYHTFQILFFLISAYFFSCPVPEKYFPGSCDIVGHAHQIFHMFLALCTLSQLEAIFLDYKVRQEIFLSRHGPLSIYLSCASFFGLVVCSAITAHYLQGRIKAGLAKRDS; via the coding sequence ATGACGGCCATCCTGGAGCGCATCAGCACCTTGTCCATCAGTGGACAGCAGCTGCGGCGCCTCCCCCAACTCCTGGAGGAAGGCTTCCCCAAGATGCCCTGCACCGTCGAAGACTGCGACGTACCCCAGCTCTTCCGCGAGCCCTACATCCAGACGGGGTACCGCCCCACCGGCCAGGAGTGGCGATATTACTTCCTCAGCCTGTTCCAGAAGCACAATGAGGTGGTCAACGTCTGGACCCACCTGCTGGCCGCCTTGGCTGTGCTGCTGAGGTTCAAGGCCTTCGCAGAAGCTGAGGAGCTGTCCTTGGATGTCTCGTCCTTGCCTTTGTTCATCTTCGTGCTCTCTTCTGTCACCTACCTCACCTGCAGCCTCTTGGCCCACCTGCTGCAATCCAAGTCAGAGCTGTCTCACTACACGTTCTATTTCGTGGACTACGTCGGGGTTAGTGTCTACCAGTATGGCAGCGCCCTGGCCCATTTCTACTACAGCTCGGACCAAGCCTGGTACGACAAgttctggctcttcttcctccCTGCGGCTGCCTTCTGTGGCTGGCTGtcttgtgctggctgctgctatgCCAAGTACCGGTACCGGCGCCCCTATCCTCTCATGAGGAAAGTGTGTCAGGTGATTCCAGCAGGACTGGCGTTCATCTTGGACATCAGCCCGGTTGCACACCGGGTGGTCCTGTGCCACTTGGGGGGCTGCGAGGAGCAGGCTGCCTGGTACCACACTTTCCAGATACTGTTCTTCTTAATCAGTGCTTATTTCttctcctgccctgtccctgagAAATACTTCCCAGGCTCCTGTGATATCGTCGGCCATGCCCATCAGATCTTCCACATGTTTCTGGCCCTTTGCACGCTCTCGCAGTTGGAGGCCATCTTCCTGGATTACAAGGTCAGGCAGGAAATTTTCCTGAGTAGACATGGACCCCTCTCCATCTACCTGTCCTGTGCCTCTTTCTTCGGCCTGGTGGTCTGTAGTGCCATCACCGCTCACTACTTGCAGGGCAGGATCAAAGCTGGACTGGCTAAAAGAGACTCCTGA